Within the Hirundo rustica isolate bHirRus1 chromosome 20, bHirRus1.pri.v3, whole genome shotgun sequence genome, the region ctcatCGTTCTGGCAGCGAGCTCCTAGAAAAGGGGATGCTCCTCCTGTGTCAGGCAGGGTTCGAGTTCCAGGCACTGAAATGTTTTACCTCaatgagaagaagaaagaggggagggagaagaaaaaaagaaaaagctgatttttttttttttttttttttttctattttttttcagtccagccTAACGTTTTGACCTGCACTGCTGCAATACACCCTGGTTTCAGTGTCCCTAATTTCATGTATATACCATGACTTTATTTATTAAACACCATCGATCgtttaaaatgtaacaaaacCTAACAAAGGCAAAGCTGGGGTTCTGCAGGCCAGCAGAAAGGCAGACCTTTAATGAGGTTTGAaccagaataataaaaaaaacagacagaaaaaaaaacccaacaaagcaaataaaaatccacCACTTTATTTATATACCTTGGACTTCCTACCTACAGGTGCTACAGTCCAGTCTCTTGTGTGTCTGGTGCTCTGTCATGTTTGGTGTGttcatttttagatttttttttcctcttttcttttcacCCCAGcccccttttttcctgttttgtacAGATTTCGGAGACATACACTTCAATACAATTTTATTTGCTCAgtggtctttttttccccccccctcaatttttttttttgttttgatagaACAATGGGGGTTTTATCCTTTTCTAATCCAATTTTAGGAAAACACCAGTTCTATAATTACCTCAAATTTGTAATCTGAGGAGCAGAAGTTTTATTGTAACTTCTTTTtattgtaaaggaaaaaaaaatatatatacagagTTTAACAGAAAGTTCTGCTTTCCATCTCCAGCACCAGCCCCTAAAACTGCCTCTCTCCTGTGGCTTAGCCCTAAAATTCACCTTCCTGTGCTCTCCCAGCGGTGCAAATtgctgcagattttattttccctgcagGTGAGCGGCCCTGGAGGCCCCTGGAGGCCAGCACATGGttggagctgggacaggagatgctgtgctgggctctgggggaTGTCCCTGCGCTGGGAATCTCTTGTAGCATCCCCAGGTTTGCACTTCCAGCTGCATCCTTGCTCAGTGTGCTCACCCCCTGCCCATCCGCCACGGGTGATTTCCCGGACGTTTGGGCCTCTCAAAGATCTGCCTCTCAAAATCTGCTGGTGACCAGAGATCCTTTCCCACAGcgtttgaaagaaaaatattctggtttttaccgaaattcaggatttttgttttccattaacaGTGGAGTTAAgttatgatattttttttttttttttaagttctgcCCTCACAAAACCTTCCCCCAGACAGATCCCTGgtaatatattttcagaatttactATGAGGAAATGTAATATTCACCTAATTAAGAGCTTGGGTTTCTTTTTAACGGGGTTGGGTTTCACCTGTGTTTCTCCTGTTGCCTGCAACTTGAATGATCAAAACCAAGGAATATTTTAAGGAATGATTGCAACCAACTCACTGCCACGGCATTTGGATAAACAAACTCCCAGTTCTCCCTTCCTGGGACCTTTTCCTGCATGCCTGACCCCGAGCCGTGGCGGTGGCTTCTGTGGGGAGGACGAACCGGAGGCGACAGCATCgctgccacaaaaaaaaaaaaaaaaaagggaatttcagCTCTGTCACCATCCTCTgacaccaggagcagctcctggaacaCACAGACGCCCCTCAAGCGCTGTCCCACCAAAATTGAGTTGGGAAAGTTGGAGCCCAGAGGTGCGAAGCGATGGGAGAAGGCGCTGGAGGAGGATCCCTGTTTGAGCTGCAAACCCATCCCAGCCTGGGGGTTTTCAAGGAAAAGAACCTGCCGAGGCCACCACGGGATGGGAAAAACCTCCTGCACACGTCTCTGATCCACCGGCTGCAACTCGGGCTCCCGCGTTTTGGGAAGGTGGGCGCGGAAGGAGAGGCGTTCCCAACAAAAGGGAGCAAGGAGAAATCCATTTCGGCGCCACTGAGGGAAGAATTTGGTGACTCCCAAATGTTGTCCTTCCACTTGTCCATTCCCAGCTTCTTTGTAGTGCTCATTATCCCCACCACGTCCATGGGGGTGCCTCCTGTACATCCCGAGCTTctccaggaaagaaaagatgttTCCAGTCCGGAGTAAGCAGCAGCAGTCCTGAACGAGTTGGGAACTGAACCAACAGAGCATTTATTTATCTGGGTTTTATTGCATGACACGTCAGTGCAGATGTCACGGAATAACTTGGGAACGATCAAACACACGACGtttgaaagaacatttttaaacttaaggattaaaaaaaaaaaaagaaaaaaaaaagaaaaaaaaattaaaatttttatggTAGAATTTTTCTTGAAGGAACAAAGTTTAACTTTGTTTTCCAGGGGAAACTTCACTGAAATCAGTATGATTTCATATGTATGCATACACACAGAGTTTTAttgaaactgcttttttttcggacaaaaaaaaaaaaaaaccaaacaaaaaaccctgtttTGACAAAAATATCTGACCAGACCTTTCTCGATCAACCAGCATTACTGCACCTTTTAAAAACTTTGTGAACCTTTTCTCTGATTGTAAACTCAGCCTGTCTCGTGGCTCAGTGGGACCAGAGGGAGATCCCCACCCCAGCGACCGAAGGAGtctctcagctctctgcacGCCCCGTGTGTCGTCTACACAACAAAACCGTTCCAGTTTTTGTGCTGATGCCGTTTGGACCTTGCCTACCCGCAGGGTTTGGGAGCGTAGGAGTGATGTTTCAgggctgtgtcactgctgggagGGTGGTGACCCCCAAACACAAATGTAATTTCTGTGTGTGGAAATCCACAGCTGAGTTCCCCCTGAGCTCTGTTCCCTGTTGTCTGCGTGGTGGAAGCAGAGTGCAGTTACCTAATCTAgttctttctctgctttgggGACTTTTAGACcgatttttggggttttttttccttgttttgaaaGGAATGGTGTTTTTTTCAAGCTGGGGTTGGAGCTGAGGGGAAGGGATCGGGGCATAACGAAGACAAACCACAACTTTTTTGGTACTGGATTTTAAATTCTCAGTCTCTTCTCAACCTTGAGCAGTTACCACTAGGGCTAACTGTGGGCAGGCTCTGCATCAGTAAAGAGAAATTTAGGATTCCTTCCACAGCAGCGTTACCTTGCTTGAGCTgcattttgtaaagaaaatggtatttgcatatctttttaaaatgtcatttttaaaaaagaaattaagccACCGGCTAGGATTTGACACAGGCCACATAGAACACAGCCCTGATACTGGCATAACCAATCCAGAAAGAtttgttgttgtattttttgttttgttattttgggttttttttaaaaaatatttaaaagaaaaaattgttactTTTCTGTATGATGTGCATGCAAATTTACCGTAactctttttcttaaaactttttaGTGCCATTTCTAGTATATTCCTGTAAATGTCAGTTATTGAAAAGAAATGAGTCAATGTAAGTAGTTTAGCTTGTTTATTGCAAATTGCTGGCctcaaacaaaacaattaaaaaaaaaaaaaaaaagagttagaAAGTAATCTTTGATGTTACTGGTAATCACGGACCCTGGTCCTGGGGCATTCGTTTTGTTTtcataataaaaagaaaaattgtttggTGTGTGCAGTTTGATCCCatattttcccctctcctcatCTTTTCCAGGTGTGGCACTCAGACCCGGACTGAGCAGTGCCAAACATCAGGATATTGAATCCTGGTGCCACGAGTCCTGGGATAATTTGGAAATTGTTTTGGGGGATGTCACACCCAAAGAGCCGACTGCCTTCAGAGCAGGGGCAGCCTCTGGGGTGTCTGAACCACAGCTGAGTGCCTGGAATAAAACCACTTtaaatcccctttttttccttttggtgaGGGAAATTCAGCTGCTCCCACGTCCCGGGGCAGCCGAGGAAGGGCTTGAACTCTTAAATTCTGTGAGAATCCCTCCTGAATGAGGTAAGTTGGGCTGAAAGGAGATCGGATTTCACCCAGGGGCTTCTTGGAAGTCACCAGGacctgcaggaagcagagagaCTTTGTCACCTGCTccggcagccagggctggctgcgGGAGCTCAGGGTGACCTGGAGaggggggctggagcagctggtgccGGTGCCAGCACAGTCCTGGCATTGCTGTGCGGGGGCCAGGATCTATTTTGGTCAGCAGAGAGGACCGGGGTTGGTTTTGCAGGTTGGTTTTGCTGTGTGTGAGCTGGGGTTaccacagccaggctgccccAGCGTTCGTCTTTCCCTAACCCTGTTCCTGCTCGCTGCTTTTCCCAGGCAGCATCTCCAAGGCTTCAGCAAACCCCGAGTTTCATTTTGCTCCTGCACCAGTGCCACTCCCCCACCCAGGGGCTGTTTGTCCGACGTGTCCCCTAAAGAATCTCCTGAGAGGCAGGTGAGGATGTTTCTGGAGCAGTTACAGGTGAGGAATTGCTCggggcagcaggcagagctgttcCTTCAGCCTGGGAGGAGGTTGAGGACACGCAGGACACGACTGAGATTCCTCTCCCTGGTCATGCCTCGAGTCCTGGGCCAGGTCTGCAGGagggacattgaggggctggagtgagtccagagaagggtctggaaaatctgtgctgtgaggagctgagggggctcagcctggaggaaaaggaggctcagggaagggaagaagagcTCTTCTtgctctctccagctgcctAAAACAAGGCTGTGAGGTGGGGTTTGGTCTCTCCCAGGACAAGAGGGAACAGCCCCAAGCTGcatcaggggaggttcaggttggacatcaggagcaATTCCTTCAAGGAAAGGCTGCTCAGgccttggaaggggctgcccaaggaggtttggagtgcccaaggaaggcctggatgtggcactcgggggacaaggtggggattgCTCACAGGCTGGAAGTGACAAGCTCCGAGGTGTTTTCCCACCTTGATAATTCCCTGATTCAGTGTGACATCCGAAGGCTTTCCTCACCCCTGAGTGCTGCTGGCcttggggagctggaggagcagctcccagtgcagTGCTGTGGCTTGGGAGCCCCCCAATAACGGAGGGGATTCCTCCCTCCCAAGTGGGGAATGCCAAAAGCTGTCACCTGTGCCAGAGCCGTGGACGTGCGGGGGGGAAAAGAGCCGCTCCCAAAGCTGCATTCAAACCGTTTTAATGCACTTTATCAAAGAGGCTACAACAGAGCTTGAAACAAGCGCATCACCACCACACAGCTGGCTCACaggaacagccacagcagccactCCACAACCCTGCTGTGACCAGGGACACACAGAAATGGAGAACTACAGTCACGTTCACAGAGATGGAAGGACAACTCATCCTCTTCTTCCTGCGCTGTCACATCCAGCCTCCATCCTGGAAGAATTTATGCACATTCTTACGGGTTTAGTCTTGTACAGTCCAATCAACACTCTGCAAAATAACTGAATTTTGGTTTACCAGCCACGTTAACAAAAAGAGAGTGATTATACCCAAAATAAGCATCTTCcttactgaaattaaaaaagaaaataagcgttgggtttctttttttttctataagaaAAGAAAACGAACAGCTGGTTTGGGGGATGTGCTGTTCCTTAAACTCCCAGAGTTCAcgtgctgcccagggctggcctGGAACCCACCTCTCCCGCAgttcccagggcagctctgggcccagcctcctgcctgtTTGAGTAAATAATCTCCTGTTCACTCAGCCAAGAACTGGAGGCCCAGGTGGGTCACACATCCCTGGCAATGCTCCCCCGGCACCCTGCCGAGCCTCGCTGGCTTTGTGAACCTCACTGAACGCCTTCACCCGGCTGAAAAGCATTTATTCACTGAACTGCTTCTCCTCCAGAGCTAGTCCCGACAAAACCAAGAGGGTGATTTGTGTGCAGAGCAATGCACGGGTCTGCAAAGCAGCGAGGTCCAGCAGGTTTAAATCTAcgagcacacacacacacgaggTATCACACACCAACACATGCAGAAAatagtgcttttaaaaaaccaGCGAGCTGCCTGTGGTTTGCAGTGCtatggagcagggctgggtaCACCAAAGCTCTATGATTTCACTCTGCAACAGGTGTGTTGTGCTCAGTACATTGAGTTCAGCAAGGCTGAGTGCCCGTGTGTTGGTTGTAGCATTTCACCCACTCACGGGAGAGGTGGAAGAGATTCTtcactgtaatttaaaaaaaaaaaaaaaaaaaattaaataaataaagtgcttagggaaaaaaatgcaaaggagGTTGTAGATAAATAGAACAGAAGTAACGACTGTGCCTAATAATAGGCAAGTAAATAATCCATCCTGAAGCTGACATCAAATGCTGATTTGCCTGGAGCTAAGCCTgtgcccaggcactgctgggttGGACACAGGGCCCAGGCAGGACAGAAAGGGCAGAGCCCTGAAGAAGAACTTTCATGCTGAACCCTGGGCACATAATTCACACCCCTGGAAGTGGTAGTTTCGTTTTTAACAAAGATTCAGGTGCTCGTTGCTGGGCTGAGTTTCTCAGCGTGACCTTGCCTCGAGCAAGTCAGGATTCAACAGAAACTGAAACCTGcgagcagcagcctctgtgcccaAGCAGGGCAGTGCTTCTCCTTCCTAAAATCCTCCAGTTaatccaaaaaaatcccagacacGACTTCTAAAATACATGCACCAAACCTACAATCCAACCTGAACTAGAAGTTAAACCCTTCCAAAGCTACTGCATGCGTTAAAAACTTGAATGCAAAGCAAACTCCAAAGCGGCCTCTTTCCTTCTGTGCCCCACCTCAGGAGTGGCTCTGTGCCGTGCAGGAGTTTCCCCGTGCCCCTCAGGATATGCGTGTATTTACAGGGGTTTCCTGCTGTTGCTTTCCTGGGCCTGTCCCTCCCTTTCAGGCGGTTCctgaggctggggcagggatcTGTGTGAAAGGAATCAGCTCCCCTGACTCCAGAGCTCCTGTAATTTCCATGCTCCCGCACTGTGGGATCAGAGAGGGCCCCTTGCTTTGCACAAAACCCCAGCACACCTTTCCTACCCGGTGCTCTGAAGGCTCGGATTAAATTCTCAACACATCCTCCGCCTGTTCCCACAATAAACCGCTCCATTCCCTGGCTGGAGGAGACCACTCCAGGGCAGCAATTAAAGGGAGACGGGGCAAACAGAACGAAGTAACGGCCAGATGGGTTTGGAGATCAACACCTTAAAACCACAGCCTTGATGGGCAGAGACCTGTGCTGGCCTCTGTCCCACcagcattcccagagctctggaaaTGCACCAGGACTGGCCAGGGAGGGTGGCTGGGGACGGTGCCCAAGTGCCAGCGGGTGTTTCTCAGGGCACGAGAGCCACTTACAAGCAACACAcggcccagcacagccaagatGCTGGGCAGCACCAGGCTCGAGAGCTCCCCAGCGAGAGCGGGTTTGTTGTACACGCTCAGCGACACGCAGGATGGGAGTCTGGAAACGGGCGAAACCAAACAGAAACAACCCCACTTCATCCTCCCCGGCCCCTCCTGGAAACGCCGCTTCCCGCGCACACCCCcacctcccccagctctgcttcctctccACGCGGCGATTCCCGCGGGGAATTACATCACGGAGCAAAACTTGGACTGCCCCGTGTCCCTGGAGACATCCAGCTTGTTTTTGTCCCGCACCAGGATGGCTTCGTTGCCGTACTGCGAGTACCACATGCTCCTGCTGCGGCTCAGGTAGGTGTTGGGGGGAGCTGACTccagtttctgctgctgctgctgccagatgAGCAGGGAGGTGTCCCGGTACCTCAGGCGGGCGTAGCCCTCGGACAAGGCTTTCTCGGGCAGGGGCACCCTGCCGTTCATCACCGTGTCGCTCATctgccccagcagagctccagcaaCAGGAGCTCCTTCCCAACGGCCCCGAAAAAAACCCCGCCGGGCCCGTCCAGGTCGATGGCTGCTGCTTGGAGCTCAAGGGAGAACATCCCAAGGGACGGCTCTCGGCATCCGCGAGCTGCTGGCACCGCTCAGGAGAGGGAGCGGGGCCCCCAAAATCACAGCAGGCAGCCTGGCCTCGCTTCAAACCCACGCCAGGACTTCCCACAGCTCATCCGGCGGTGCTGGCGCTGCGTGTTCGGCTCCGGGAAGGGCCCACGCGTGCTGTTTGCTGTCAGTCGGTCCATCCAGCGTCTCCATCGGCGGCTCTGAGGCCGAGCGGGACAGGCCGAGCGGGACAGGCCGAGCTGAATTCCCCGCAGCACGGCTCCCGAGGCCGCGGGGAGGTTCCGAGCCCGGAGGTCAGCGGTGCCCGGGCCCGTGCAGGGCCTCTCCCCCGCCGACGGACGGCGGCCCGGCACGGCCCGTGCTCAGGGATGCGGGAGGATGCAGGAGAtgctgcccggccccgctcgtGGTACCCGAGCTGGGGCGGGGGGAGTCCCGGCACCTCCCGCCGGCACCTGCGGGGCACAGCGGGGTCACCCCACGGGCTGGCAGCGGGGGTCCCCGCCCCGCCAGCCCCCCTCCTTTCCGTGCCCCCCAAGTCCCGCCCGTCCCCAGACCCTTCCGCCGGCACCGCGCCCGGTCCGCCGCGCCCCCCGCaccccccggccctgcccgccccgaGCGGGGATCCCACACCGCCCTTCCCACACCGGCCCCCCGAGGGTCCCCGGCGtcccccgagccccccggccCCACCGTGCtgcgctgcccggcccggcccggcccggccccgctgcgctCGGCGGAGCGGCCGCGGAGGCTCCGCCCGCCGTGATGCGCTCGGGAGGAGCcagggccggggcgggggcagcggcggggacGGGACCGACAGCCCGGGGGGGCGTGGGGATGGCAGCGGGGCACCCCGAGTGGGTCCGGAGATGGCAGTGGGGCACCCCGAGTGGGTCCGGGGATGGCAGTGAGGTATCCTGAGTAAGATGTGTAGGTCCGGGGATGGCAGTGGGGCACCCCGAGTGGGTCCGGGGATGGCAGTGGGGCTCCCCACTGTGGATTTGTGGGTccagggatggcagtggggcACCCCGAGTGGGTGAGTGGGTCCGGAGATGGCAGTGGGGCACCCCGAGTGGGTCCGGGGATGGCAGTGGGGCTCCCCACTGTGGATTTGTGGGTCCAGGGATGGCAGAGAGGTATCCTGAGTGAGATGTGCAGGTCCGGGGATGGCAGTGGGGCACCAAAAGGTGGGTGCGGGTATGTGGGCTGTGATATTGGGCTCCGCACTTTGGATGCGTGGGTCCGGAGATGGCAGTGGGGCTCCCCACGGTGGATTTATGGGTCCGGAGGTGGCAGTAGGGCTCCCCACGGTGGATTTATAGGTCCGGAGATGGCAGTGGGGCTCCCCACGGTGGATTTATAGGTCCGGAGATGGCAGTGGGGCTCCCCACGGTGGATTTATAGGTCCGGAGGTGGCAGTAGGGCTCCCCACGGTGGATTTATGGGTCCGGAGGTGGCAGTAGGGCTCCCCACGGTGGATTTATGGGTCCGGAGGTGGCAGTAGGGCTCCCCACGGTGGATTTGTGGGGCCGGAGATGGCAGTGAAGCCCCCGCAGTGGGTGCCAGAGTCCCTCGGGTGTCACCCAGCTCAGTGTTTTACGGGGACTCCCAGTCCAGCGTGTGCTGAGCCCAttctgggagcactggggctgAACTGGGGGAGTCCTCCCAGGTGCTGT harbors:
- the BRD3OS gene encoding putative uncharacterized protein BRD3OS, with the protein product MSDTVMNGRVPLPEKALSEGYARLRYRDTSLLIWQQQQQKLESAPPNTYLSRSRSMWYSQYGNEAILVRDKNKLDVSRDTGQSKFCSVM